The following coding sequences lie in one Aspergillus luchuensis IFO 4308 DNA, chromosome 8, nearly complete sequence genomic window:
- a CDS encoding uncharacterized protein (SECRETED:SignalP(1-20)) yields the protein MRTALSALAVLLTLASSARAAPVAAPSEVEERDASAVLNTRFITYEDGINKRDEVEERDPTAVLNSRFITYEDAINKRDDVEERDASAVLNTRFITYEDAISKRDEVEERDPSAVLNSRFITYEDSVSKRDEVEERDPSAVLNSRFITYENTA from the exons ATGCGTACTGCGTTGAGCGCACTCGCGGTGCTTCTCACCCTGGCTAGCTCTGCCAGGGCGGCCCCTGTCGCAGCTCCATCCGAAGTTGAGGAGCGTGATGCCTCTGCCGTGCTGAACACGCGGTTCATTACTTATGAGGATGGCATCAATAAGAgagatgaggttgaggaacGTGATCCCACGGCGGTGCTTAACTCACGGTTCATAACCTATGAGGACGCCATCAACAAGAGAGATGACGTCGAGGAACGTGACGCTTCCGCTGTGCTGAACACCCGGTTCATCACCTACGAAGACGCCATCAGCAAAAGAGATGAAGTGGAAGAGCGTGATCCCTCTGCTGTGCTGAACAGTCGGTTCATTACGTACGAGGACTCCGTCAGCAAGAGAGACGAAGTCGAGGAACGCGATCCTTCGGCTGTCCTGAACAGTCGCTTCATCACTTACGAGAATAC TGCTTAA
- a CDS encoding oxidase ustYa family protein (COG:S;~EggNog:ENOG410PXZE;~InterPro:IPR021765;~PFAM:PF11807;~TransMembrane:1 (i44-64o);~go_process: GO:0043386 - mycotoxin biosynthetic process [Evidence IEA]), producing MAGARLDDRQSEERLISSFDEENFLKDSRSPGARRSRWCRYHPNGTLILSLWTLFLFIASIYLWSTIARHRKTAAACQCDDYLPIDSPALEALENTGHIERFDGSFAKPNAFKGPPSPAIDAAWDDITYASGGVINVDEQTLQHINASEYSVGLADELGGGYMGSVEVLHQLHCLNMLRQASYEDYYRDKPGPWEDSPQILRHHLGKLCLGRRPNKMNDSTNVDKHPK from the exons ATGGCCGGAGCCAGGCTGGATGACAGGCAGAGCGAAGAACGCCTCATATCAAGTTTCGATGAGGAAAACTTCCTCAAAGACAGTCGAAGTCCTGGGGCGAGAAGGTCACGATGGTGCCGGTATCACCCAAATGGGACTCTGATTCTATCTTTGTGGACTTTATTCCTGTTTATAGCTTCTATCTATCTTTGGTCAACAATAGCTCGTCATCGAAAAACAGCTGCCGCTTGTCAATGCGATGACTACCTGCCCATCGATTCTCCAGCCTTAGAGGCCCTCGAGAACACAGGTCATATTGAAAGGTTCGACGGCAGCTTTGCAAAGCCCAATGCTTTCAAGGGACCACCAAGTCCTGCTATTGATGCTGCCTGGGATGATATAACTTATGCTTCAG GTGGGGTCATCAACGTTGATGAGCAAACACTTCAGCACATCAATGCGTCCGAGTACTCTGTTGGTTTGGCTGACGAGCTCGGTGGCGGCTACATGGGCTCGGTGGAAGTTCTGCATCAGCTACATTGTCTGAATATGCTCCGCCAAGCGAGTTACGAGGATTATTACAGGGACAAGCCGGGTCCATGGGAGGATAGCCCGCAGATCCTACGGCACCATCTTGGTAAGTTATGTCTTGGGAGACGTCCGAACAAAATGAATGATTCAACAAATGTTGACAAACACCCGAAATAG
- a CDS encoding class I SAM-dependent methyltransferase (COG:S;~EggNog:ENOG410PT5P;~InterPro:IPR029063;~PFAM:PF13489,PF08241,PF13649): MFSSAESEDQTYVLSHRSKQTEEHERLNRQHNLIQQTFLNNQLIHPSIPLSALKGGVADIGCGTGIWLREVAQSLSSPGFANGTGAFKSPATTPLPSLVGFDLNAAAFPENPTPGIQLVQHDCTKPFDPRYHGQFDLVNIRGLAYAITEEKLSRALQNALQLLKPGGYLQWTESEARLFKLFPETPDMLKALEIIDLERRARDLVPYLPHFMLQRILSFKSSNGEDALNILHFNLRPGGFCQEDGDPEVSLDFSDHLTDSVNLFLHSALMRMEQQQSQNETAVENGNTGETELDELRKLKTSVSETIEAKRVRMGGIFPHLVAQKK; this comes from the exons ATGTTTTCCTCTGCGGAGTCCGAAGACCAGACATACGTCCTCTCCCACCGTTCCAAGCAAACAGAAGAACACGAGCGACTAAACCGACAGCACAATCTTATCCAGCAGACCTTTCTCAACAATCAGCTCATACACCCTTCCATCCCTTTGTCAGCACTAAAGGGCGGGGTTGCAGATATCGGCTGCGGAACTGGTATCTGGCTGCGGGAAGTAGCTCAGTCCCTATCTTCTCCAGGCTTTGCAAACGGAACTGGGGCCTTTAAATCCCCAgccacaacccccctcccGTCTCTTGTTGGCTTTGACTTGAACGCAGCCGCGTTCCCCGAAAACCCCACCCCGGGAATCCAACTTGTGCAGCATGACTGCACTAAACCTTTTGACCCCCGCTATCATGGGCAATTCGACCTCGTCAATATCCGCGGCCTTGCTTATGCAATtacggaggagaagctgtCTCGAGCGCTCCAGAATGCATTGCAACTCTTGA AGCCAGGAGGCTATCTCCAGTGGACAGAAAGCGAAGCCCGACTTTTCAAACTCTTCCCAGAAACACCCGACATGCTCAAAGCACTGGAGATCATTGATCTGGAGAGACGGGCTCGTGACCTAGTACCTTA CCTGCCGCATTTTATGCTCCAAAGAATTCTCTCATTCAAAAGTTCcaatggagaagatgctctTAATATCCTCCATTTCAATCTACGTCCCGGAGGGTTCTGtcaggaggatggggatccAGAGGTCTCCCTCGACTTTTCAGACCATCTCACAGACTCTGTCAACCTTTTCCTGCACTCTGCGCTCATGAGAATGGAACAGCAACAGTCTCAGAATGAAACTGCAGTTGAGAACGGTAATACTGGGGAGACGGAACTGGATGAACTGCGCAAATTGAAGACTTCTGTTAGTGAGACTATCGAGGCTAAACGTGTCAGAATGGGTGGGATCTTTCCTCATCTTGTGGCGCAAAAGAAATAA
- a CDS encoding uncharacterized protein (COG:T;~EggNog:ENOG410PW4Q;~InterPro:IPR000719,IPR011009;~go_function: GO:0004672 - protein kinase activity [Evidence IEA];~go_function: GO:0005524 - ATP binding [Evidence IEA];~go_process: GO:0006468 - protein phosphorylation [Evidence IEA]): protein MLPSILNTFTIHGPNGEHTCNVTSPARASLSDLKDGSWVRLFQINVARALAAQLVLAVDYVHARGFIHGDLHMGNVLLKSPPSFDQLSPEEIYEKYGAPELDPVVHLDGKLLPPGVPSHGIAPIWLGAPSEKITLPEARILLTDFGEAFSPKEAKSESHTPLVSRPPEARFEPNRPLSFSSDIWSLACTIWTIIAQRQLFEGFLATEDYMTREHVDTLGILPPEWWKRWDARPDNFTEDGKPTKRNPYRSWDDRFEDSVQLPRQEVGTPLFDAEERDAIFAMLRPMFAFRPEHRSTTKQILESEWMVKWALPEYEKIRKGD from the coding sequence ATGCTTCCGTCGATTCTAAATACATTCACCATCCATGGTCCAAACGGAGAACACACTTGCAATGTTACCTCTCCCGCAAGGGCTAGCCTCTCCGACTTGAAAGATGGATCATGGGTCCGCTTATTTCAGATTAATGTAGCCCGGGCTTTGGCTGCACAACTAGTTCTGGCGGTGGACTATGTGCATGCCCGAGGGTTCATCCACGGAGACCTTCACATGGGCAATGTCCTGCTCAAATCGCCACCCAGCTTTGATCAACTCTCACCCGAAGAAATATATGAGAAGTACGGAGCACCTGAGCTAGACCCTGTGGTTCATCTAGATGGCAAACTGCTTCCTCCTGGTGTTCCATCCCACGGTATTGCACCCATCTGGCTTGGAGCACCAAGCGAGAAAATCACACTTCCAGAGGCAAGAATCCTACTTACAGACTTTGGCGAGGCCTTTTCCCCCAAAGAAGCAAAGTCTGAATCTCACACTCCGCTTGTCAGTCGTCCTCCTGAAGCTCGCTTTGAACCAAATAGACCACTGTCATTTTCATCAGACATATGGTCTCTTGCCTGCACCATTTGGACTATTATTGCTCAGAGGCAACTTTTCGAAGGATTTCTCGCAACGGAAGACTACATGACCCGTGAGCATGTAGACACTCTAGGTATCTTGCCTCCCGAATGGTGGAAGAGATGGGACGCGCGACCAGACAATTTTACCGAGGATGGGAAGCCAACTAAGCGGAATCCATATCGCTCTTGGGATGATCGATTTGAGGATAGTGTGCAGCTGCCTAGACAGGAAGTAGGAACGCCTTTGTTTGatgcagaagagagagatgCTATCTTTGCGATGTTGCGGCCGATGTTTGCTTTTAGACCGGAACATCGAAGCACGACGAAGCAAATTCTTGAATCGGAGTGGATGGTGAAGTGGGCTTTGCCGGAGTATGAGAAGATTCGAAAAGGTGACTAG
- a CDS encoding uncharacterized protein (CAZy:GH146;~COG:S;~EggNog:ENOG410PV0A;~InterPro:IPR012878;~PFAM:PF07944), with protein sequence MPEKEPSFFSLSFARPSPKLGVVGFQQVMIDMKWSQLLPLALHLSSTATASISTESMEKALEPFKYNTFPLGTITATGWLHDQLELEANGLAGHLNDFYRFVAGSTWVGGDWEYSTLDEAAPYWFNYVVPLAWTIDDARLKAQAKQFLDYVLDNQAEDGWLGPEKTHQTRGIWARSLLFFGLVQYAQADPSETDRIVTAMHKFTILAHSMLKDNFTGLIENTTLGDEFDPYGFGLARTHELPMSLQWLYENYPRNNSEVIWETIELMFAGGVAGGKDWTTFFVEGVFPTLGTPYITTSSFTHGVSLAEGLRYPTVLYRMNGNPSLLDQTALAVNLLTTYQSTLAGSITADEHLGGLSPERGSETCISVEMMFSMAYLYRFYGTNAYADRAERVAFNSLPAALSPNWWSHQYVQQVNQPWSRNLSAVPFANVNSYANSYGLEPNFPCCTVNHGQGYPKYVAASYVLEGDSHVIHALLGPETLSTTLAAGNVTIACTTNYPFSGRLEYAITATTDLSFSVRIPDWVNKTSSQYSLAGGSSKPLSSASNNLQTFNLTKGTTQIAVELEMGIQVTKSPANGTAAIYYGPLLYALDIDYNSTYHSPLNYSSLKPLPADQIVAQTHDYVLDPTSAWRYAIDPTSVTVQQVYDRDGQLQNPIWAKNATPVALFADAWLVPWEEDSGTAAVPPKYPNVSGSPSKIRLVPYGSAKLHIADFPIAVQSS encoded by the exons ATGCCGGAGAAGGAGCCgagcttcttttctttatctttcgCCCGACCTTCTCCAAAGCTGGGCGTCGTAGGCTTTCAGCAGGTAATGATAGATATGAAGTGGTCGCAATTGTTGCCCTTAGCTCTGCATCTGAGCtccacagcaacagccagCATATCTACTGAAA GTATGGAAAAAGCACTCGAGCCATTCAAGTATAACACATTTCCCCTCGGTACAATTACCGCCACAGGCTGGCTGCATGATCAGCTGGAGCTCGAAGCAAATGGATTGGCCGGCCATCTCAACGACTTCTACCGCTTTGTGGCTGGATCAACATGGGTCGGGGGTGATTGGGAGTACAGCACGCTAGACGAGGCAGCGCCCTACTGGTTTAACTACGTTGTCCCCCTCGCCTGGACCATCGACGACGCGCGCCTGAAAGCTCAGGCGAAGCAATTTCTCGATTACGTGCTTGACAATCAAGCTGAAGATGGATGGCTGGGGCCCGAGAAAACTCACCAAACTCGAGGAATCTGGGCACGTAGTCTGCTCTTCTTTGGCTTAGTG CAATACGCACAAGCAGATCCATCCGAGACGGACCGGATTGTAACAGCGATGCATAAGTTTACCATCCTGGCTCATTCCATGCTCAAGGACAATTTCACCGGCCTCATCGAGAACACGACGCTTGGAGACGAGTTTGATCCCTACGGCTTTGGACTAGCCCGGACGCATGAGTTGCCCATGTCGTTGCAGTGGTTGTATGAGAACTATCCACGAAATAACTCAGAAGTAATCTGGGAGACTATAGAGCTTATGTTTGCCGGTGGTGTCGCGGGTGGGAAGGACTGGACAACCTTCTTCGTGGAGGGCGTTTTCCCTACCTTGGGAACGCCGTATATCACGACCAGCTCATTCACCCATGGTGTCAGTTTAGCGGAAG GCTTACGGTATCCGACGGTGCTCTACCGAATGAATGGAAATCCTTCCCTGCTGGACCAGACCGCGTTAGCGGTAAACTTGCTCACCACCTACCAGTCGACACTTGCTGGGAGCATCACGGCCGATGAGCATCTGGGCGGACTCAGTCCCGAGCGAGG CTCGGAAACTTGCATATCGGTTGAGATGATGTTTTCTATGGCCTATCTGTATCGGTTCTACGGCACCAACGCATACGCAGACCGAGCCGAGCGCGTCGCATTCAACTCCCTCCCTGCAGCGCTATCACCGAATT GGTGGTCACATCAATATGTCCAGCAGGTCAATCAGCCTTGGTCCCGCAACTTGAGTGCCGTCCCTTTCGCCAACGTGAACTCCTACGCCAACAGCTATGGCCTCGAGCCCAACTTTCCTTGCTGCACCGTAAACCATGGCCAGGGTTATCCCAAGTATGTGGCCGCTTCTTATGTCCTTGAGGGAGACAGCCATGTGATTCACGCACTACTGGGGCCCGAAACATTGAGCACGACCCTTGCTGCAGGCAACGTGACCATAGCATGCACAACCAACTACCCCTTCTCCGGCCGACTGGAGTATGCAATCACAGCCACCACCGACCTATCATTCTCTGTCCGTATCCCTGACTGGGTGAACAAGACGAGCTCTCAGTACTCACTGGCGGGTGGATCGTCCAAACCCCTCTCCTCGGCCTCCAATAACCTGCAAACCTTCAACCTCACCAAAGGAACTACCCAGATAGCTGTGGAGCTAGAGATGGGCATCCAGGTCACAAAGTCACCAGCCAACGGCACCGCAGCCATCTACTACGGCCCATTATTATATGCGCTAGACATAGACTACAACTCCACCTACCACAGCCCCCTCAACTACTCCTCCTTGAAGCCACTGCCAGCAGACCAGATCGTGGCGCAGACACATGACTATGTGCTCGACCCAACCTCTGCTTGGCGGTATGCTATCGATCCGACCTCGGTCACTGTTCAGCAGGTCTACGATCGCGATGGACAACTACAAAATCCCATCTGGGCGAAAAATGCCACCCCCGTTGCCTTGTTCGCGGATGCATGGCTGGTCCCCTGGGAGGAGGACTCGGGGACCGCTGCGGTGCCCCCTAAGTATCCAAATGTCTCTGGGTCGCCGAGTAAGATCCGCTTGGTCCCTTACGGCTCGGCAAAGCTGCATATTGCCGATTTCCCTATTGCGGTTCAGTCGTCCTAG
- a CDS encoding uncharacterized protein (COG:S;~EggNog:ENOG410PHT6;~InterPro:IPR008979,IPR013736;~go_function: GO:0008239 - dipeptidyl-peptidase activity [Evidence IEA]) has product MAGSQPRLQTWIYSTFSATFHRLAAKCLTREIPGIIPNEVYTVDVELRPTNVVLQKGERLVSDIGASELAGSGLFQHNGPSDRPESVFKGNNHVHFGPNYENWISLPVNPSSD; this is encoded by the exons ATGGCTGGCAGTCAACCACGCCTACAGACATGGATCTATTCTACTTTCTCCGCCACATTTCATCGTCTGGCGGCGAAGTGTCTTACACGGGAAATACCGGGGA TTATCCCTAATGAGGTGTACACTGTGGATGTGGAACTGCGGCCTACGAATGTCGTGTTGCAGAAGGGTGAGCGCCTCGTTTCAGATATCGGCGCTTCTGAACTGGCTGGTAGCGGTTTGTTCCAGCACAATGGTCCAAGTGACAG GCCGGAAAGCGTTTTCAAGGGCAACAATCATGTGCACTTCGGACCCAACTATGAGAACTGGATCAGTCTTCCCGTAAATCCAAGCAGCGATTGA
- a CDS encoding uncharacterized protein (COG:S;~EggNog:ENOG410PYU2) — MSDIMTLFTANMPASIFNQLFDESQTADNACPFLTLVRYPEQKEVDEWGTEAPIQDFKTGFLGKTDDELRQYFRRFFSERPPSEQGMIVENWMAVLDDQSAVDSTTVLHYGMKKSMWDDLHEYEPDKEVFGEGKLCEDGYIWWKWRVPFKHSYSFFIAVEHCDFEILELLCRPEHRYSQGIVDYETCWKIICGDIRDPLGKVGGQREASPEA, encoded by the exons ATGTCCGATATCATGACTCTGTTCACAGCAAACATGCCAGCAAGT ATCTTCAATCAGCTCTTCGATGAGAGCCAGACGGCTGACAATGCCTGTCCGTTTCTTACGCTTGTCCGTTATCCTGAGCAGAAAGAGGTGGACGAATGGGGAACGGAAGCGCCCATTCAAGACTTCAAAACAGGATTCCTAGGCAAAACAGACGACGAGCTCCGTCAGTACTTCCGTCGCTTCTTCTCGGAAAGACCACCATCTGAACAAGGGATGATTGTGGAGAACTGGATGGCAGTGCTAGACGACCAGTCGGCCGTGGACTCAACGACCGTGCTACACTATGGGATGAAGAAATCAATGTGGGATGACCTACATGAATACGAGCCTGATAAGGAAGTCTTCGGAGAAGGGAAGCTTTGTGAGGACGGGTATATctggtggaagtggagggTCCCGTTCAAACACTCATATAGTTTTTTCATTGCCGTCGAACACTGCGACTTTGAGATTCTGGAGCTGTTGTGTCGCCCTGAACATCGGTACTCCCAAGGGATTGTTGATTATGAGACTTGCTGGAAGATTATTTGCGGGGATATCCGTGATCCTTTGGGGAAGGTGGGAGGACAACGGGAGGCGTCGCCTGAAGCGTGA
- a CDS encoding uncharacterized protein (COG:O;~EggNog:ENOG410PI6E;~InterPro:IPR027417,IPR003593,IPR003959;~PFAM:PF00004;~go_function: GO:0005524 - ATP binding [Evidence IEA];~go_function: GO:0016887 - ATPase activity [Evidence IEA]), which yields MSHGTVGDVTAMTLGTTLVSTSPTNISINVSAESDSASSNAKTHQRTGAEHSPSSDLEEDSAKEQVTETGGEGGVSSDQTKDQYEDNQVSWATLYCPENGRSHATLLDFGFGECPKCGQNLTVMWTQPTWTQQEFNNPQEHSNEQDDNQPGPHLPMNSEAKQSASAPKFHEDSTTDPSSIVTYCLEYLDAGSNVITTVPWSGPFNSSVIPKSVEVKQRVIFNVTTVLETSVPPDPHRYSNEVEGLLHDGIITNPTIEVGVRSTRMTIFSKTLLNALARAVTYYPAERLGGEYLQLNEPFCLVGHHLKELEAYRATYRENDVGSPQQDAADREPAIPMCDKETFDQLGLLLDYVKDSFYKDRLPDELARHTQNRCTFRMLWLLFKPGETVYMESGGQLSAYVVQYMQVDKTLLSSTGRKFTHPYIVQLWNLDFNGTYVGRRSKTVTIAHFDGERQVTSLKIFPCHFIDRQDNGKTRRHLEDLGRKWYELLQGRQVFYLGEFLGPSKRQYQGRIYVDSASYFAQHEYTAPDICEVEDMGDGLAKCLCEECRGWKPHPLPGFRWAAYDLLDPRVDTDLELPESSEGARHRYLLCSRVLYGLVLKSRTWEELNVAYCREPKVNKRAIDSLVMPEARKEMIRALVQKYTDSRSDEHNRSWGADFIENKGEGQIFLLHGSPGVGKTFTAECIAEYTGRALLSLTVGDIGTDEVVMEKQLSKWFRLAEQWGAVMLIDEADVYLERRQITDLKRNSLVSVFLRCIEYYRGILFLTTNRVGHFDDAFISRIHVVIRYDNLSEENRRTIWEQFFDKLTDERNDFVVTRRAKSYVLEDEVISKMQWNGREIRNAFQTAVALAEYRFSQKQDKSKDDGPTLDQRDFEQVCNMTRDFKQYLTTVHGIDEEDRAFHAKARAGNIRRT from the exons ATGAGCCACGGCACCGTAGGAGACGTGACTGCCATGACCTTAGGCACTACTTTGGTTTCAACTTCCCCTACTAACATAAGCATAAATGTGAGTGCAGAATCAGACTCTGCCTCGTCGAATGCCAAAACACATCAAAGGACAGGAGCAGAGCACTCCCCGAGTTCcgatttggaggaggattctGCAAAGGAACAAGTCACAGAAactggtggagagggaggtgttTCCAGTGACCAAACCAAGGACCAATATGAGGATAATCAGGTGTCATGGGCAACATTATACTGTCCGGAGAATGGGCGATCCCATGCGACCCTCCTAGATTTTGGATTTGGCGAATGCCCCAAGTGCGGCCAGAATTTGACGGTCATGTGGACGCAGCCCACATGGACTCAGCAGGAGTTCAATAACCCACAAGAACACAGCAACGAACAGGATGACAACCAACCGGGACCGCATTTGCCTATGAACAGCGAAGCAAAGCAATCGGCTTCAGCGCCCAAGTTCCACGAGGACTCCACAACTgatccttcttccattgtgACCTATTGCCTGGAATATCTAGACGCCGGGAGCAACGTTATCACCACAGTGCCATGGTCAGGTCCTTTCAACAGCTCAGTCATTCCGAAAAGCGTCGAGGTCAAGCAGCGCGTTATTTTCAATGTCACTACTGTTTTGGAAACGTCTGTGCCCCCGGACCCGCACAGATACTCAAATGAAGTCGAAGGCCTTCTACACGATGGCATCATAACGAACCCGACCATCGAGGTTGGGGTCCGTTCGACCCGTatgaccatcttctccaagactCTTCTCAATGCTCTGGCCCGTGCTGTAACTTACTACCCGGCTGAAAGACTGGGTGGGGAGTATCTCCAACTCAATGAGCCGTTTTGCTTAGTCGGTCATCATCTGAAAGAGCTTGAAGCTTACCGCGCGACATATCGAGAAAACGATGTTGGCTCCCCACAGCAAGATGCCGCAGACCGTGAGCCTGCCATTCCGATGTGTGACAAGGAGACATTCGATCAGCTAGGCCTGCTGCTTGATTATGTAAAAGACTCATTCTATAAAGATCGTCTCCCTGATGAACTAGCCCGACACACCCAGAACCGTTGCACATTCCGAATGCTGTGGCTACTCTTCAAGCCGGGAGAAACTGTGTATATGGAGTCTGGGGGTCAACTGTCAGCCTACGTGGTCCAATATATGCAAGTTGATAAAACGTTGCTTTCATCCACCGGTCGCAAGTTCACTCATCCGTATATTGTCCAGCTGTGGAACCTTGACTTTAATGGTACATATGTCGGGAGGCGTTCCAAAACCGTGACTATCGCACATTTCGATGGTGAGCGACAAGTCACCTCGCTCAAAATATTTCCGTGCCACTTCATCGATAGACAGGACAATGGAAAGACTCGAAGGCACTTGGAGGATCTTGGGCGGAAATGGTATGAGCTTCTTCAAGGAAGGCAGGTGTTCTACTTGGGCGAGTTCCTGGGTCCATCTAAGCGACAG TACCAAGGTCGCATCTATGTCGACTCGGCTTCTTATTTTGCACAGCACGAATATACAGCCCCAGACATTTGTGAAGTCGAGGACATGGGCGACGGGCTAGCCAAATGCCTCTGCGAGGAGTGTCGTGGCTGGAAACCTCACCCGTTGCCTGGCTTCCGGTGGGCCGCTTATGACCTTTTGGACCCGAGAGTGGATACCGATCTTGAGCTTCCTGAGTCCTCCGAAGGTGCTCGTCATCGCTACTTACTCTGCAGCCGGGTACTCTATGGACTTGTGTTGAAGTCCAGGACATGGG AGGAATTGAACGTCGCGTATTGTAGGGAGCCGAAAGTAAACAAAAGGGCTATTGATAGCTTGGTTATGCCGGAAGCGAGGAAAGAGATGATCCGCGCGCTTGTGCAGAAATACACAGATTCTAGAAGCGACGAACACAATAGATCCTGGGGAGCCGATTTCATTGAGAACAAAGGTGAAGGGCAGATATTCCTCCTTCATGGCAGTCCGGGTGTGGGGAAAACCTTT ACTGCTG AGTGTATAGCTGAATACACCGGACGAGCACTACTATCGCTGACCGTTGGAGACATCGGTACGGACGAAGTCGTAATGGAGAAACAATTGTCCAAATGGTTCAGACTAGCCGAACAATGGGGTGCGGTTATGCTCATCGATGAGGCGGATGTTTATCTAGAGAGGCGACAGATCACAGATCTTAAGCGCAATAGCCTGGTATCCG TATTTCTGCGATGCATCGAATACTATCGAGGAATCCTATTCCTGACGACTAACCGAGTCGGCCACTTTGATGATGCCTTCATCTCTCGAATTCACGTCGTCATTCGGTACGACAATCTGAGCGAAGAAAACCGGAGAACGATCTGGGAACAGTTCTTCGACAAGTTGACCGACGAGCGCAATGACTTTGTTGTGACTCGACGTGCAAAGTCCTACGTcttggaggatgaagtgaTTAGCAAAATGCAATGGAATGGACGGGAGATTCGTAATG CGTTTCAAACAGCCGTTGCCCTCGCCGAGTACCGTTTCTCTCAAAAACAAGACAAGTCCAAAGACGACGGCCCGACATTGGATCAGCGAGACTTTGAGCAAGTGTGCAACATGACGAGGGACTTCAAGCAGTACTTGACTACTGTGCATGGtattgatgaagaggatcgCGCCTTTCACGCTAAAGCTAGAGCCGGTAATATCCGCAGGACTTGA